One Peromyscus leucopus breed LL Stock chromosome 20, UCI_PerLeu_2.1, whole genome shotgun sequence genomic window, tggaatttaccttaaatcaggaaaCTTGTTATTACTCTTAATCCTTGAAAGTTGCCAAGGGAGATATCTaattccagaggaagcctttcctgaggctgttctccaaattcctggaacgtgtatgtctagagagtgatcagtccacactgttagcccttcttagggaaaaatcaattgggaaaactatgaaggcacacatgattttcataacagaagacagctgatatataacaagccaagtaacaccaaaaactccttgggatttggctttaTCTGGAGGAATTCCTGATCCCTCCAgatagtgactttgccataaccagctgagttcttatgatatattcctgcggcccacagcatTCCCCCTCTGAAGTTGTGTGATTCTTGATCATTGCATAATGCTCAGATGATTTTTAGTTAGATTCTAGAATgagatttttaagattttttttttttaagaattatgtcTACATATGTATAAGGGTGTATGCGCGCTCCTGAatacagtgcctgaggaggccattGGAATCCGATcccgggagctggagttagaagctCTTGCGAGCCACCCCCttccacgtgggtgctaggaaccaaagctcaagtcctctgcaagagcggcaaaCAGTGGgagctgctgagccgtctctcctgccCTAGAATGAGATGTTATTGTGCTATTCAAATTTGTACAAAAGGTTGCCACTGAGAAATGGACAGATGAATTATAGAATCACAAATatcagatcccccccccccaaaggaaatcagtttactttaaaatgtgaggcaggacagggagaagggtgagcagaagataaataaaacaggCGTGGTCGTGGGTTGGCAATCACTCAGGCAATGGGTCCAAAAGGGCCATCTCCTGTTTCTATTTACTTCTGTGTATGTTTGactatggtttaaaaaaaaaaaaagtttgcagtAAACAAACAAGACCTGCTCTGTTCATGTAAGCCTCTAGCCCAGGGGCTTTTCGGTCAGAAAAGTGGGAAAATGGCTGTGAGAGCGATGTAGCACACACACTTTTGTCAAAGAAATGTCTGAAAGGAGACTGGAGCCCCAGGATGTGTGGCATCCTGGGATGGATGGGACCATGAGCAAGAACTGGTAACCTGTGGTGAACCATCCTAGGGTGAAGGCCTGGGAGGACTTTATTGTTGTCGGAGGGTAAACTTCCACAGGAGCTGTATTCAGTCCCCAGAATTAATTCACCCTCAGAGCTTTCCTTGGACTGGGAATTCAGCCTTTCCTCTCATGTTCACAGTTAACTCCCACACCTGGCTCGCTGATCTCTTGTCTTCCACTCCTCTGGGCTATCACTgcatcagtctctctctctctctctctctctctctctctctctccacccccccgCCCCTATATTCAGCCTTTCTGACCACCAGCCCCTGTCCTCACAGCTTGCCCGTGTAGATCTTCTAAAACTTGCCATCTCCCTCTAAGATGATTCCGGTCCCCTCTCTTGCTCCCTTCTTAAGCAGTATTCCCCCCCATTCTCCAGCTTTCTTACCGGCCTTTTAGCCACAAGACTTCTGCAGCCACCATATTCTTCAAACTACAGGGGTGAAAAACACAAGGTGCCTAATTAACAAATGTGATGTCTGCCTTAATCCGACTGCCTCTCAcatgcatttattttgtgtgtgacgTAGtatacacatggaggtcagagaacaactttctggagttggttctggagatcaaactcagcatgggtggcaagcacctttaccccgaGCCACCTCATTGGCCCTGCTTGCTTTTAAAAAACGATTATAAAGCAGAGACAGTTTTACATGCTTTGTAAATGTCTGCTCATTCAACCCCAACAACACCCTTTATTGTAGGCACTATTATTGTCTCCATTTGTATGTAGGTGAATAAGCaggtggagaaggagagaaggggttGAACTAGATCACGACCATTTGCTTCTTTATTTGATACTTTGGTCCATTTTGTTGACTGGCTTCTAAGAAGATGGCCATGGCAAACAGATCGGTGTCCCCTCTCATCTTCCACTACGTGGATCCACGTCCTAATCCTTAGACTGTGTGACTATATTGGGTTCCACAGCAAAGGGGAATTAACCAATCAGCTGATAAGGAGAATCTCCTGGGTTATCCAGCTGAACCCAGTGTAACCACAAGTATCCTTAAAGCCAGGAGCACATGAGTTAGTTCCACCCACAGTACTTGTGGCTTGGGATGTGGACTATAATCAgtagtctctccctccctccccgtctccctccttctctctctctctctctctctttttttttttttcttttgagacagggtttctctgtgtagccctggctgtcctcaaactcagagatctgcctgcctctgcctccagagtgctgggattaaaggcgtgtgccaccaccgctagACGAGTCTCTTAAGACATTCTATCTCAAGGCTAACAAACTACTCAAACTCATATGCTCTTCTTCTTTAGAAAAGAATAACTCcctgtatttttgtgtgtggggtgtacaCATCTGGAGAAACTCTGAAGTCTTTCCTCTTGTCCTCTAAACTCCTTCACAGGAGATAAGTTCAATTGATTTTTACCACTGTAATTTGTCCACGttagtggttttcaacctgtgggtcaagacccccaCAGGGGTTACTTTCAGTTACTCTGCacatcaggtatttacattacaattcataacagtaacaaattcacagttatgaagttgcaatgaaacagttttatggttgggggtcaccacggcATGGACTGTATTAAAGTattggaaggctgagaaccactgatccagACCATTTCCTGCTCTCAATCCCACCCCTCCACTCCCGCACCTCATCACTGGCCCACTTCTCTTGACTTCGTGGTCCTTACCAGTAGCTGGGGAACTACCGACTCTTTACCACACCTGTCTTATTGGTCACTCTCAAGTAATTTCCCAGGTGACCACCAGAGACACTTCTCAAACTATGCTCCTTCATCGGCTGAAATCCCTTAGTGTCTTCTCACTCCCTCCATTGCATCACAAGGCTGAAAAAGACCAgggtcctgcccagctctgcaggCTGGCTTCCTCACAAGCTTGCTGTTTCATGCGATGTCAGAATCCTACTCTTGGAATGTGGTCCTCGGCTTTCTACCTATTATCATGACAATCATTGCCTCACCTGGGGAGTCTTCCTTGCTCCTCCCCAGTGGAATGAAACACGTTTTCTTTTGTTCCTCTGAACATTTCCGTCGAAGGACTTCTCACTGTTGTTTGTCTACTTTCCCCAGGTTGAGGTCTCTGAGTAAGAAGTAGACTCTATTCACCTTTCTATCCCTAGTATTTAGCACAAAGCCTGGCACCTATGTGGCACATATTACTTGTTGAATACAGAAAGGCTTCTTGAAGcatctaggcatggtggcacacgcctttaatcccagctctcaggaagtagaggtaagaggatctttgtgagtttgaggccagcttggtcagtATAATGAGTTCTCTGACAGCCAGGGATAAATAaagagacccaatctcaaaacaaacaagacttcCTGAGACTATAGTCagtgggaaaaagaagagaaatgagggGCTCTTAGATAACTCTAGTTACTAGAGAACATAATAAAGTATTGGCAGATGATactgtgaagttgagtattagaATCCTTGGGTTGTGGTCCAGTCATTGATTTGGAAAAATAAGTCAACACTCCTCTGACCAGGCTAGTGTCTAATACACAGCACATGCTAAAGAAATATGCTAAACAGCTACTGCTGCTGCTCCAGGAAAAGCCATTGTGGAGGGCAGGCCCGGAGGATCCAACCAGGATTAGGAGGTTGCAGAGGCTTCCAGGGAGGATCCAGCTTTGGTCTTAATGGTCATGGTCGATCTGTGGCCCTGGTGGAGGCTGCAGGGTTCATGGAGGTAAAGCCAAAAACAAGGGGTGGATCCCCATCACCAGCCTGAGCTGCTTGGTCCAGGAATGAAGATCAAGTCCCTGGAAGAGATCTACCTGTTCTCTCTGCCATTAAGGAATCCAAGATTTTGACCTTTTTCCTGGACACATCCCTAAAGGATGAGGTTCTGAAAGACCATGCCAGTGCAGAAGGACCAGCTTTTGCCCCTATTGGGGACTACAATGGTCATGTTGGTCTTGGCATTAAGTGCTCCAAGGAGGTAGCCACTGCCGTCAGAGAGGTCATCATCTTGGCCAAGCTTTCTATTGTCCCTATGCTGAGAGGCTACTGGGGGAACAAGATTGGACAGCCTCgacaggtagtggtggcacatgcctttaatcccagcacttggaaggaagtggcaggtgaatctctgtgagttcaaggccagcctggtctacagagcaagttccaggacagtcagggctacacagagaaaccctgccttgaaataaacaaaacaaaacaaaaactgacaaaCAAAAATTGGCAAGCCCCACACTGCTCCATGCAAGGTGACAGGCCACTGTGGTTCTTTCTGTGTTGGTGCGTCTCATCCCTGCCCCCAGAGGCACTGCCATCATCTCTACTTCTGTACCCAAGAAGCTACTGATGATGGCCTGTATAATGACTACACGTCAGCCAGGGGCTGCACTGCCATCCTGGGCAACTTTATCAAGGCCACCTTTGATGCCATCTCTGAGACCTTCAGCTTCCTGACCCCCCaacctctggaaagagactgtgttcaccaagtctccttatcaggaattcactgaccatcttgtgaaaacccaCATTAGAGTCTCtgctcagaggacccaggctccagctgtggTCACCGCATAAAATACGGTGAATTAAAtctgtgaaaaaaaatgtgttcaacaaatgatttatttcatttacaatGGGATAAGGGAGAGACTGTGATGGAGGTAGAGTTCATTAGAATGTTGTTACAAGGAGCAACATCAAGGGCACAGACATGAAGGTAGTGATGTAGCCAGttagagaaacaaaagaacagtGGATGGATAAATGGTCGCAATAGGGAAATAGAGGCgatagagaaagggaaaaggggacAGAGAGATGTATAGACAGGACAAGCTGGTGGCCAGGGAGACTCAGAGAATCCCTCTATGCTTCACGTCTGAGCTGATGAAGGTCTGGGTCAAGAGGGATGGACTCAAATAGGAAAGAGCTCTAGAGAAGACAGGGAATGCTCTAGAAAAATTAGTGAATGATTCCATAAAGACTACAAGAAAAGGAAGATTGTAAACTTCAAAGAAATGACTAGATTAAACAAGTTCAGAAAGGGATCTGACTTTGCAATAAAATAAAGCATCATGACCATGTTAGAAACCAAATTAAGATAAACACATTCTTCTTCAAATTCTGTAATCATTGTTGGGTGCAACCTAGAAAGATCATCATAGTTTTCTCCAATAACCTTTGTCCTAATTACAAAATAGTGGTTTATGCAGAACCAAAAAGAAACCCACAtagagttaaagaaaaaaaatccataattcAACCATTGAAGTATAATGACCAAGTTAAAATTTGGATGCACATCTTTGGGTTGCATTTCAATGTGTTGATGCTGTTATAGTATAGATACTATTATTCAATTAGAGGTCATTTCTTCACTGTCATTAATCttagacttttaaaatgtttaaacatgGAGTGCATAGTATTTGTTCCAAAAGCATTAAAAACAGCTCAGAAATATGTGAATTTACCTAGAATCTTCCAATTTTACCCCTCCTTCAGTTCTACCAATCTCTGTCTTCTACAGGAACCATTCTTAACAGTTTTCATCATTTGGTGCATAATTCTGCTCAGACATATTTTGTATTTACAGATAtactatctatccatctgtctgtctgtctgtctatgcatCTAACCTATCTACCTGTCTATGCATTCATGTACCGTATTATAATGCTACCTGGTGTTCATATTATGAATGTGTCATAACTTACTTAATAGTCAATTGTTAACCATGACACCTAGGCTGTTCATTTTTTGTACTTGACAAAACTGTagtaaaggagctggagagatggctcagaggttaacagcactggctgctcttccagaggtcttgagctcaactcccagcaaccacatggtggctcacaaccgtctataaaggtatctgatgccctcttctgtcacacagacagaacactgtatacataataaataataataataaaatgtagtaaAGAACATCTTTGTCTTTATTCTGAGTTTGTTGGGAATTGGTTTTATGTTTCACTGTTAAATATACTTGCCTAGATAGTATTCTTTGTCATGGTAAAAGGGACTGTGTCTCTAGTTTACGGAGATGTTTTTCTTAACTACACTTAATACATAGTGCTAGCTAGTGCTTTTTGTTTGAGTTGATATTACTTCCTGACCTAGTAATGTGATCAGTCTTATTCATGTGTTAATAACTAGTGCTCACTGCTTACCTGGTTAGGCTTGTTAAGCAATCAGTCCTTTAACAATAAACCATCGAATTCCCATTTGCTCACTTTTTATTTAGGATTTTAATTCTATAGTTCTCTGTTGATATTTTTACCTTGACTAGAAACAGTTTCCTGGATGTTTAAAGGCTGTGTCATTGCAAATATCAGAGACTTGAAAATAGACACACACCCAGTGGCCTAGGAATCTGGGATGCCTTCCACACGGCTCCCATAAGGAGCAACTGTTTCAGTCCTTATTAAAAATAGGAAAGATTTCCCACCCCTCCTGTCCTAAGTAACCCTACCTCTTCCCCAGGCCTCCAACTGGGGAGACAGGCATCGGATAAGACCTGGTCAGTGTTGCTGCCCTTCCATCCAACCCAAAGAGCTTTGATCCTTTCAGGGGAAGCTGTTTGCTCCTTCCTTAAGGTGGAGTGACTGGAGACAAGCCACCTCAACTTACTttttgaagagaaacaggaaacaaacaaatgagattTCAATTAACATCTGGGCTTAGGATATTACTGTCAGCAAGTGCTTGCCATTcattcaagcatgaggacccgagtttgtaGCCTTAGTACTCATGGAAAAAGCTGGGTGCTGCACCACACACCTGTACCCCAGAtctggggaggtagaaacagcAAATTCCCTCAGAGTTGCTGGCCAGATGGTCTAGCAGCTCACTGAGCTCAGATTTAATAGGAGAAgagatctaaaaataaaataaggttgagagtgattaaggaagacacccaaaCCAACAATGGCTTTCCATGCAATCTCAAATACATTCATGTACActtgcagaaacacacacaaaaataa contains:
- the LOC114693083 gene encoding 40S ribosomal protein S2-like, which translates into the protein MLNSYCCCSRKSHCGGQARRIQPGLGGCRGFQGGSSFGLNGHGRSVALVEAAGFMEESKILTFFLDTSLKDEVLKDHASAEGPAFAPIGDYNGHVGLGIKCSKEVATAVREVIILAKLSIVPMLRGYWGNKIGQPRQRHCHHLYFCTQEATDDGLYNDYTSARGCTAILGNFIKATFDAISETFSFLTPQPLERDCHWIPAPRRAKQECFLTEVISVFSPVLKRDTKRTLGSPPLQEKA